ACATAATAGAATGATAGAATAAAAATGATAGAAAAACCCCTTGAAATCCAATAAAATATTGCTTGCTGTGCGATGTTCTAAAAAACTTTCTGAAAGGCTCATAGTTTTtaggaaataataataaaacacaaCAGATTTGCAGAATTTTGGGTAGGAGCCAGCATTGAAGGAGGAGTGAATGAGAGGCTTTTAGGATTGGTAATTTTCAGAAACTTTGAACTTTAATGTCAGCTCTTTCATATCCAGGTATATCATCTGGAGTTAGTTCTGAAACAACTTTGATAACTTTAGTTCTGTAGCTGTCTATAGAAGCTCTAGGAGGAGCATTATACAGGGCATATCacaatgcccgtaattacgagtcgtaattacgggcacggtcgtgtgcatggggcctaacagcatTGCAGGGAGGAAGCACGTGGCAACACTGTGTGCAGGAGGAATGCGATGAGAGAATGTGTGGATGTGGATTAACTAAAATATTCAACTGCAATATTCACCTAAGAATGTTTGTACTGCCATATCAATTATAGGGAGGTTGTCCCCATGTTCCTATCTTTCAGTAGCACTACAGTGTACTATTTATCCACGGGTATCGCCACCagttactgcacacatataaTCGCAAGAATCTCAGCTCTCCTGTTTCAGCGCGCTTCGATTGCATTTTTCTGCTGCCTTCTCAGGGCAGTCACAGGAGTTAGCAGGAGACGTATCGTATATATTCAATAAGAAATGGCATTGCTATCTTGTTATGAAATCACTAGCTCGGGCAATTGGGCTTACAATTGAAATAGCATGGGCTCAGTCAGAGAAAATCATGCTGATTTGCATTTTGCCGCTTTCTTCTTGATGCCCTAGGAAATAGCCAGAAAACCAGCGAAACACGCATCGGCACACATTTGCTTCTTTTTGACGTGCTGCATCAAAACACAAGAGCTCAGCGGTCAGGGATAGATAATTCTCTCTTAGTATTTATCAGGACAGCGCCTCATTTTAATTCACATAGTGATAACACATTAAAGTACATCCAATATAGGTTATATTTGAGCTAATCAACATTTCTTGTTCTCTGATTCCATTCCCCTTACCCATGGCTATTTACTTATACTAAGAAGGTGGAGAACAAGGTGGAGCATTTCATCTGGTGATCTTACGCTTTTTGAACAGTATCCATGTGCAAAAAGTGTTGTCATTTAGCAATACGCAGAGGTGGTAAGGAATATGATATGATGATGATATGTCACTATTAGTTTATATGTCATCCTGTATTTCAAGAAAAGATTGCTGTCGGTTCCAGATGTATTAGATATATAAAGAGTGCACagcaaatgttcttttttttataaggATGGGgagtcaaaaaaaataaagttttttgacaGTACAACAGGAAGGGTACACTCCTACATACCGGATTTGCTTAGGAAAATATACGCAGCAAATCCAGAGGAAGCCACAGGGAAATCCAAAGCGACAAATCTGTACCAAAACTTGGAGATTTTGCTGTAGATTTGCTGCTGCAGATCAATTAAAAAACAATCTGTATACTCTTCCGAATCTTCTGCCGCTCCCATGGTAACTATAGTCTGGTCCCCCATTGATCTCTTTATCTTGACCGCCTTTGCATGTGGTTGGCTGCATCGCTCACGTGTCTACATAAAACTTCATCACTGGAGGCCAGGATACAGAGATCGGCAAGGGAGCAGGCTAGAATTACCATGGAAGTGGCAGAAGACTGGGAAGGTCAGTATAGTGTTTTTATTTAactagggcagcatattataagtgacagctccGCATTAAAATGAATGTTCACACTTTATTATCATGACGTTTTTGGTCCGAAATTTTGTGCTGgataatttcttaatatacctTTATAGTggttggaactttttttttttttttaatgatacagAATTTTAAATGCTCTGCATAAACACAAAATGAAAAGTTGCCAAGCTGGTTACCTGCAGTCGCTACTAAAGGGGgcatgggagcttactgcatactgtcttattattgagtttaatgctTAACAGTTTGTAGTAAATTCCCCCCCCAAagtgtataaataaaaaaatcccttataggactaaaaaacaaacaaaaattgaaaaaaaaaaacggcttaagaaaaacacTTGAAAAACATACAACTGTAATGCATATAAAGTTTATTTAATGTCGTACATTGAcatgaaataaaataatatacacattttcctctagtggtggctgcaggtatttAGCATgctgtttttttaaccccttaatgaccagcctattttaaaccttaatgacaaagccattttttaagtttttccatcgtcgcattgcaagagctataacctttttatttttgcgtcgacatagctgtataaggtcttgttttttgcgggacaagttgtattttttaatagcaccattttgggggacatattatttattgattaacttttattaacttttatttggggggaaatagaaaaaaacctgaaatttcgccactttttttcgcgtcttaaatctacgccgtttaccgtgtgatataaataacacaatatctttattcagcgggttgttgcaattgcaacgataccaaatttgtatagtttttgtatgttttactacttttacacagtaaaaacgctttttttttaaaattctttgtttttgtgtctccatatttgaagagccgtaacgttttttattttttcgccgatgcggttgtatgagggcttttttttgcgggaagacttgtagtttttattggtaccattttgtagtagatgcgactttttgatcactttttatcacatttttttaaagtcaggattcacagaaaacagcaatttttccatagttttttattacattttttacggcgttcaccatgcgggttaaataatgtaatagatttatagtcggggtcgttacggacgcggcgacaccaaatatgtgtaactttttaacttgattttgtttttttaatagtaaagcattttgtaaggggaaaaagtgggtttttcatttttttttcacattttttttttaattaactttattaaacttttttttaacttttttactagtcccactaggggactataatatgcgattctgcgatcgcaattataatacactgcaatacttttgtattgcagtgtattactgcctgtccgtttaaaacggacaggcatctgctaggtcatgcctccggcatgatctagcaggcattcgctccaggcagacctgggggcatttattaggcccccggctgccatgggagacacagacacccaGTGAtcatatcgccgggtgtcggtgggggagagagggagctccctccctctctccaaaacaactcagatgcggtgcacgctattgtgtaccgcatttgaggggttaaacgtgtgagatcgatactaatatcgatctcacacggcagagcagggacgcccccagccctcagctacctctggcagggagatttgctctgtttacttattccgatgccgcgacgtaaaaagtctatggcatcggaataaggcccgttagtggccgccgtgaaaagactatgggccggtcactaacgggttaaatctaTGTCTTTGCAGGGATTTGGTggtttgtatcagaaaaactctgactgctataaatatccattaaaaaattaatcagcacaaaattttaagtatttgtggatttaaaagggttgtccgttTTCATcaaattaatgtaattttttgtaTAGATAAAAGCTACACAATTTTTCAATATACGTTCTGTATCAATtcttcacagttttcaagatctctgcttgttgttatccagtaggaacctccattgtttacttccagtggatacaattctgtccatggtcatgtgatggacacacaggtgctgggatcgttagaagacacagctctgatacacaactgtaacgagccattcacctgtgtgtccatcacatgaccatggacagaattttatccactgcaagtaaacaatgaatgttcttacTGAATACCAACATGGCGTATACGGTGGCTATAAAAATTAGAACAAGGACGGAGAATAAAAAGGCGCTACATAGGGTGAATACGTCAGATTAAAGATGGCTTTCTCTGTTGACCGTGGTAAATGGAGGCTCATCTTAAGTTGTTGTGAATGGATGGGCGCAACACTATTGCAGAACGAGGTAATAGGAAGAATGCTATCGATGTCATTTTCCCTACGTCGTCAGGTGCCAGCCTCGCCGGGAAGTAAATGCACACTATCTCATGCTTACTTGATGAAGGAGTTCTGTTTCCCTGAGACTCCtgttttattgtgttttatgCAATAATTATCTTTTACCAAACATCCTACTGAGTGGTGGAAGTTTTGCACCTGGATGGCGTCTATTTCTTACAGTGGATCTCCATCTGGTCTCCATTCCTTTCACCTACCTACTAAATAACATCAAGCAGAGATTCTGAAAACGTAATTATTACAGAaagaatattggaaaattgtgtagcttttaattatacaaaaaattaaattaatttgctaaaaccggacATCTTTAATATTAAATTGTTGTTccagggtggacattcactttaaggtcaGCTGCTTATGGTTTACACTTGGTGGGTGAATGTAGTGAACATATGGACAAATTTGTCTAATATCTTTCAAAAGAGTATTACCTTTATTAGATTGAGCATGTTCACTAGTTATTTCTTATTCTGCTGTATTAGTATAATTTCTGTATTTATACCAGATTctgtgtttttcaaaataaagacAATAGCCATATTATTGGCATCTAAAATTTACTTTATTGATCCAGTTCATCATATTTCATGGCCTTCCATTTCAGACCTTATCAAAAAGCAATAGTTATATAACGCATATTCTACTTTTAAACATTTTCACTAGAATTGTTCTAGATACTGTTATGAATTGAACCGTTTCAAAGTAGAATAGAAAATGTGCGTAAGCAAGGCATAGGAGGCATATTATTCAGGCCATCTACTCACCATCATCTTCAATGAACATACATTGAGATATCTTTCGCCTACTATTACTTTCATGCAAAAAAAAGGCATtatttgattaaaggggttgcccagtagtggacgtagcggcgattcacaggtatttcagccttcttctcccattcacttcaatgggagaaggctgcaatacctgtgaattgccacTACATCCGTGTCGATGCTTCACAATGAGCAAGTAGAattgaaagggaagcagcgcttgtacgagcgctgcaccctcttcaaagcagctgatcggtggggtcccaagagtcggaccccgacccatcagatattgatggcctattctgaggataggccatcaatttttagggactggacaacccctttaacccctttgggATGAAGCCatattttgattttcgtttttcactccccgcattccaagagccataacttctttcttttttcgtcactagagtggtgtgggggcttatgttttgcaggaggagttgtagtttcttctggtaccatttatagttccaaataatgtactggaaagctgAAACAAAATtgtttgcgggctgaagttggtaAAAAcggtgattcctcaattgttttttgggttttgtttgtaCGGCTTTCTCCGTGTGATTAGATGGTTGGAAATTACGAAAACAGCCTAGCTCGCTGAgccatgctgttttcgtaactcccatagaagtcagttACGGAAATAGTGTAGCTCGCGTGCTACACTGCTgtggggagttacggaaacatggTCGGAAATTAGGAAGTGGcctgggaggcagcgggagccaaGAAAGGTaggacagggtttagggggccccgttctagagataggtgcgggtcacagTGGTGGGACTCGTATCTAtttgacattcatggcatatcctatggatatgccataaatgttcctgatgggcaaacccctttaagtacaaaaaagtttttttctaaaaatctaCTTTACGCAtccaaaaacatttttatatcacaactttatttattcattatgcaTCATAAAAGTTGCAAAGGACATAACTAACTTACTAACAGAAAGAACTTACCTCCTTAGGTgaaagtatagagatataatcttCGTATATATTCCTAGCCTTTTCTTCAACAAGTTTCTTGTTTTCTTCATTCTTTAAGTCTTCACATGCCAGCCAGAAAAGTAGATTTTCTTCACTGTATTCTGTGCGTAAAAATTCTCGGAAGAGATTTCTTCCTGCAGGACTCTTCATCATCTTGTCAAAATTGTGGGACCAAGATACAATTTCTTCAGTGGTTGGAATTTGGCTGAAAGTCAAAATGTCTTATTAATATATTCTTGTATGCACTGTGAACATTTACAGTGATTATACTGAGTGTACTATCAGTGCTGCTAAATTGCATCATACACAGATATCTATTGTAATCATGTAGGCTAGTTTATCTGAACGTCACAGATTCTTGAGTGATAATAAAATATTACAGTATGTTTTTGCAGcctcgatttaaaaaaaagaatattagCGTACATGCCATAGAGGCAgcccatgcagctgctatggAGCCTAATCGAAGGGGCCTTCTGGTCTAGTTTAGGCTAGCCTTATCTATCCACTTTATGGATTGTGTGAACCTTCACATTAGGACAAGTCCTTTTTATATGCCCATTTAGAACATATAGACATCACAGAGGAATTCttctacttttcactccctcccgcTTTGAAGGACTGTATTACATGGATAACCACTCATTTCCCACGCCATGTAATATCACGGTTGCCAACACCTAATTTTTCTACTTCACCTTTTGCTTCAGTGAACTCATAATATATTACGTTATTTATGATACACATAATCATCTAAAAAATAACCGCTGGATTCTTTGATATTTAAGAGATAATTTCTTTACACAGATGACAATGATGTATAGATGTAAATGTCCAAAGTCAGGGAATTAAACGTTTCCACACATTCTCAGTAACATAGATATTGGTAGTAAGACATCACGGCTAATATGAGTAAAAAGTcacttctatttttatttttttgcatttctcTCAAGGTTATACATTGTGATGACTCGAAGAAAGAGTTGTTATTTACATTGCCTACTCACAGAGCAAAAagctatgatatatatatatatatatatatatatttatatttattttagttATGTTATTTAAATGATgctaacatattctgcagtgctgtacagagattgtagtCACACACATTAGTCCCGGTCTTCAATGGGTCCCACAATCATTCCTAGTcctcaatggggctcacaatttaAATTCCCGATCTCAAACACAAACTAACTTCCAATTTAATGAGTTGCCACTTAACCTACATACAATATCCATGCAGATGCTGTAGTTCCTAGAGAGAAATTAATGTTTTAGAATAGAAACACAACATAAAGTGTATAAACAAAGAAAATCCCTTATGGCACTagaaatatataatttatttttttttaaaaaaagcagctAAATAACATGAAAAatattatgtattgcatataAAGTTAATTAGTCATATGTCAAAATGAAATTGTAATTTAAAATTTTTCGTTAACAATAATGTAAAAGGGAAATGTAACAGCTTATTTgtgttatatattttattatatgtgcATCAAGAAATGATAACTTGCACCAAGGAATAAAAGCTGAAGTATAACTTAACAGCCATCTTAACAGGGTTAACCTTAAAGTTATCCTAGCCACTAAAACTGGTTGTTATGCCCCAAAGTCATGTATGCTTCTTTACTCAatcctttatgtgtctcggatatGTCTCAATGTCTCTCTCAATGACATAGAGACTCTCTATGTCATTGAGAGAGTCATTGAGACATATCGTCCTTGGACTGGGAACTCTCCAAATCAGTAGAACAAACTGGTCCTCACTTCTTTTTCTTGCCCTTTCGTATTCTAGTTTTAAGATCTACGGTTATCCATGCTAAAGTTAATGAACTGGACATAGGACGTATTGCATGCACattaaaataggttgtgtgaacccagcctatgtctCATCACCATTGGATTTGTTTTGTATGGATTGATAGTTTTGTATTGTACTTGTTCTCCAATAAAAATCTATGGGTGCTCCAAATTTATAGAAGCACTCCAGCAAAAACACATTTTTGCATAACTGTACCTTCCACCTGATTGTCTATCAAGCtgtgaacttttttttatgtatattgtaCTCACTTCCTCGCAGTTCAGCCTCCTGCCCATGTAATTTAATCATATAGGAAGTTCTGATGACTGAGATGGTAACCCATGGAGTGAACAGAAAGACATGTAATGCACAGGGGGTCAATATAAAATCATGTGACCCAATGGAAGAGAAGGATTCCATGAATTTTCATAGTAAGGAATAACTAAATAGGGTAATACTAGCGGAGTTATTTATATTGTGTGAATAGTtacataataattttttattattttttacccgGAGTGTTTCTTTAATCTGTAGATCATTcagctaaggcttcattcacatctgcgtcgggactcccattcatgggtttcgtctgagcttttccgtcaggggaacccatgaacggaatccaaatggTTTCTGTTGGTCACCGTTCTTTAAGggttcgactacggtattcattccattgattccaatggattccagatccatcaccattgaaatcaatggtattgcaaaaggaaatctatagtttccgtttgtttcagtttggattccgttcataggttcccctgaaggaaagctcagacggaagacATGAACGGAATCCCTATGCagaagtgaacgaagccttacacttGTAAGAGGATGGAATTTCTAAGAGCACTGGGGGCTCGGTGGGCATTGCATCTCAAGGACCCTGAATAATGTAAACtgatgatattatatgtaagAAGTTTTATAAAACCAAAGGTACGCGTTAAATTCTACCGAAGGAACAGAAAATAATCCtcccataaaattaaaaaacaaacattttttaaaggggGCACCCAGCTGGGGGCACATTATGTGTGTCCATCTGTCATTTCATCAAAACCTCATTTACGTAGGTCTAACAAAGGTCCAtttctgtatataattttttttaattattttctattttgCAGAACAAGATATTTTGAAAGCTATTAAGTATTTTTTAGGACTGTGTAAGAAATTTTAAAGTACTGCTTTTCAATATAATTCtccttaggctggaatcacacattcaGTTTTTGTGGTagtatttttatgcattttttggagccaaacacaggagtggatacaaaagagagaaGAAATATCActttttcctttatactttttccttctttttgcaACCATTCCTGGTTTGgccccaaa
This genomic stretch from Rhinoderma darwinii isolate aRhiDar2 chromosome 4, aRhiDar2.hap1, whole genome shotgun sequence harbors:
- the RGS17 gene encoding regulator of G-protein signaling 17 isoform X4 — encoded protein: MENIQVIEECQIPTTEEIVSWSHNFDKMMKSPAGRNLFREFLRTEYSEENLLFWLACEDLKNEENKKLVEEKARNIYEDYISILSPKEVSLDSRVREVINRNLLDPTPHMYEDAQLQIYTLMHRDSFPRFLNSQVFKTILESTEGSTIDS